From one Flavobacterium sp. N502536 genomic stretch:
- a CDS encoding L,D-transpeptidase family protein, whose product MKTLYPLSLIIVLSFFMSSFAKTDHKNVSYKKTSTIAPVYKNSGSDNVNEISNDFFKRYSDLKKYKSNVMSLYKNRTPGTIWFDEDAINEFGSALYQKAKKTNDLVVPYQKEIDALFSSSSTTKLSKIDADMLLSTLYIAYAKKNNADAGKKMSYDAMLKDFLNYSTIEETTTSTTENVKVTYDQYYKLQDVLKKYKKLDRSNKWKPIVPEETPYKDLRPDAVSNTIAQVRTRLYLLGDLKNDSKSNVYDRELMDAVMKYKVRNGFKPNYILSEEHIKEMNVPLADKMETLKLNMERCRTISDQMAGCDEYVLVNVPSYELIYVKNGKVQLTSSVFVGAPLTKTTIFNGEIERIVFSPYWTVPQSIVNNELKSKIAEDKNYLAKKNMEIVNGQVRQKPGPDNSLGLVKFMFPNPDDIYMHDTPSKTLFDFEKRTFSHGCINVKMARELAAAMLKDYPEWTPDKIDKAMAGKTENSFKLTKKVPIYITYFTSLVNENGEIGFFQDVYERDTELNKTVSPQTGVVSN is encoded by the coding sequence ATGAAAACATTATATCCACTCAGCCTAATTATAGTCCTAAGTTTTTTTATGTCTTCTTTTGCCAAAACTGATCATAAGAACGTTTCTTATAAAAAAACTTCAACTATCGCACCCGTTTACAAGAATTCAGGTTCTGATAATGTAAACGAAATTTCAAATGACTTCTTTAAAAGATATTCTGATTTGAAAAAATATAAGTCTAACGTCATGTCATTATACAAAAACAGAACTCCGGGAACTATTTGGTTTGATGAAGATGCCATCAATGAGTTTGGTTCTGCATTATATCAAAAAGCCAAAAAAACGAATGATTTGGTTGTTCCTTATCAAAAAGAAATCGATGCTCTTTTTTCTTCTTCTTCAACAACAAAACTGTCTAAAATAGATGCAGATATGCTTTTGAGCACTTTATATATTGCTTACGCCAAAAAAAATAATGCAGATGCCGGGAAAAAAATGTCGTATGATGCTATGCTGAAAGATTTTTTAAATTATAGTACAATCGAAGAAACTACTACTTCGACCACTGAAAATGTTAAAGTAACCTATGATCAATATTATAAATTACAGGACGTTCTGAAAAAATATAAAAAACTAGACCGTTCTAATAAATGGAAACCTATTGTTCCGGAAGAAACACCTTATAAAGATTTACGTCCGGATGCTGTTTCAAATACTATCGCCCAAGTCAGAACCCGTTTATACTTATTGGGAGATTTAAAAAATGATTCTAAAAGTAACGTTTACGACCGTGAATTAATGGATGCTGTAATGAAATATAAAGTTCGTAACGGTTTCAAACCTAACTATATTTTATCAGAAGAACATATTAAAGAAATGAATGTTCCTCTTGCCGATAAAATGGAGACCCTAAAACTTAACATGGAGAGATGTCGTACTATTTCGGATCAAATGGCCGGTTGCGATGAGTATGTTTTAGTCAACGTTCCTTCGTATGAATTGATTTATGTAAAAAATGGGAAGGTGCAACTAACTTCCAGTGTCTTTGTTGGAGCACCATTAACTAAAACAACCATTTTTAATGGCGAAATTGAGAGAATCGTTTTTAGCCCTTACTGGACCGTTCCGCAAAGTATTGTAAACAATGAGTTGAAAAGTAAAATCGCTGAGGATAAAAATTATCTGGCCAAAAAGAATATGGAAATCGTAAATGGTCAGGTACGACAAAAACCAGGACCGGATAATTCTTTAGGATTGGTAAAATTTATGTTTCCGAACCCTGATGACATCTATATGCATGATACCCCATCTAAAACTTTATTTGATTTTGAAAAAAGAACGTTCAGCCATGGTTGTATAAACGTAAAAATGGCAAGAGAATTAGCTGCTGCCATGCTTAAAGATTATCCTGAATGGACTCCCGATAAAATTGATAAAGCGATGGCGGGTAAAACAGAAAACAGTTTTAAACTAACTAAAAAAGTACCTATTTATATTACTTATTTTACTTCGCTGGTCAATGAAAATGGAGAAATTGGTTTCTTCCAGGATGTTTATGAGCGAGATACTGAATTAAACAAAACGGTTTCTCCTCAGACGGGAGTAGTATCTAACTAA
- a CDS encoding cytochrome c oxidase assembly factor 1 family protein, producing the protein MEDDYTEVRKSWWDRNWKWFVPTGCLSLLVLFGLFIAGLFFGLTSMLKESDSYKAAMNEAQHNTIVLEKLGSPIEDNGIASGSVNSSNGIEHCDLQIPIRGSKSRGTLFVVGTKNGTWKYEEMSLYVEDTKEQIDLLKK; encoded by the coding sequence ATGGAAGACGATTATACTGAAGTTAGAAAAAGCTGGTGGGACAGAAATTGGAAATGGTTTGTACCAACAGGATGTTTGAGCCTTCTGGTGCTGTTTGGTTTGTTTATAGCCGGACTTTTCTTTGGATTAACTTCCATGCTCAAAGAATCCGATTCTTATAAAGCGGCCATGAACGAAGCACAGCATAATACCATAGTGCTGGAGAAATTGGGTAGTCCAATTGAAGATAACGGAATTGCCTCAGGCAGTGTTAATTCGAGCAACGGCATAGAGCATTGCGACTTACAGATTCCGATAAGAGGTTCTAAAAGCAGAGGAACCTTATTTGTAGTGGGAACTAAAAACGGAACATGGAAATACGAAGAAATGAGTCTTTATGTTGAAGACACTAAAGAACAAATTGATTTACTAAAGAAATAA